One Paramormyrops kingsleyae isolate MSU_618 unplaced genomic scaffold, PKINGS_0.4 ups78, whole genome shotgun sequence genomic window, atttatggTGTCTTTGAGGGTATGTCCCTGTGTAATCCCATAGAGAATCCCAACGTTTAGAAGCATTTGGCCAAGGGGAGGCACTGCTCCAGGGTTCTTTGCTAGAGGAGCTGGAAGACAAGCTTCACTTCTTTGTGGAGGAGTGTGACTACCTGCAGGTTTTTATCACTGATTTGTCTGTGTTATAACCAGAGAAACCATCTTCATATTTTGGTATGACATTTGCCCGTCTTGCTTCTGccccctctctctgtctttctctcagGGGTTTCAggtactgtgtgacctcgctgaTGGCTTTTCAGGcttagggtcaaaggtcacagagATGCTGCGAGATTCCTACGGAAGTCGTGGAATCCTTACATGGGGTGTTGCCCCTGTCGGCTATCCAGATTCTGTGAGTAAGCACAGCTGATGGTGCACGTTTTCTGTGGTGTTCCGCATCTGCCCTAAAGAGAACTAGGCTTGTGTTTCCTCCCATCTCTGTTGCAATGTGTTATTTAACAAACTAATAATGACCTTTTTTTCCAGTGTGGTATGCTGTTTAGCTTTTTTTTCTGCTTATGTATCAGAACCTGATAAAAGATGTGTACCACATGATGAATTATGTCCTGGGCACAGCCAGCCTGGCCAATCACAGTTCCTTCTTCTGCCCTTTGACCCTCAGAGGTGGGCTGGGGCGACGGCCCTTGCCCCCCATTGTATTCCCTCACCTTCAGTATGATGTAAGTCAGATGTCATTACTTGCTGCACTGTCACTCACTAAGCTTGTCCTAAAACCTGTTTATGATTCAGTGGTTGTTTACTAGGATTTTGTGTAATGCCGCAGTTTTAGGAGTTCTGCTGGATGGCTCCTTTGTGCTAAGTCTGTTTTATTCTAACTAATAAACTTTGTACCCTGCCCCATCTGTCCCCTCTCCAGCCCACCTTGTGGTATCACTCCAGTGCCATTCTGGCTCTTGCCCTGGACTCCCTAACTGTGCCCTATCGGCTGAGATATAACAGTGCCCCCATGTGGCAAGTTGCAGACTCATTGGCTGCATGTGGAAGAAAGGTAAGTTCTTGAAACTTCTTCTATCCTTCTaacccaggggtggccaatcttatccgcagagggccggtgtgtatgcgggtttttgggataacctgtaggtcagctgttcaaacccaggtgtgaggactcttcagctaGTCAGTcgtctaattagtaatctaattagggagttgcagtgaaaacctgcatacacaccggccctttgcaaaTAAGATTAGCCAGCCCTGTTCTAACCACTTAAATGGTTAAGGGTTGTGGGGGTGGGCTGGGGCCTCAGCAACATCGGGCAGAAGGCTGAGGTATAACCTGGATGAGATCCATACCCATTACAGAGAACCTAAACCACCAGTAGCTTAATACCTGGAATAAACCCCCTGTGTACATACAAAGCAGAGGATCTGCACCCCCAAAAAAATTTTGACTAAAAGGAGGTATGCCGTATTACTGACTTACGGCCCAAGCATAGACAACTGGCAACTGAAAATCtattaaaaaaagtttacttgattcactacactgcttgtatttgtgtttgttgcatttACACTTGCTCTctcctggggcctcatgtataacgacgtgcgtagaattcacactaaaacatggcgtacggacaaaactaggaatgtgcgtaagcaagaaaaaatccagatgcataaaactgtgtgtacgcacagatctacgcacattccctttataaatccgaaTGAGCGTGAAAGttaacgtacgtgaacgagcccacagccaccccccccgacccgcccataattatgtatatttgcatatgtaaatctatataaatgcccgctttgttctatgttgttcttaaacaacaatggataaaccacgagggaaaaagaagtatttcagcgagtgcaAAGTtaaggtcatgttaacagaaatcgagaaaagaaaagtgatattatttggtggtataagtggcatcagcaataaatgaaagtttacggagtggcacagcgtggcggagtcagtttaaaatgttggttccgaaattcgcacggtggccaaaattaaaaagaagtggtaggacattaaaatcgacggcGGGAAAAACGAGCGGCTGCTCACCTTAAGACTCTTAACAGCACTggcggaggtagcggaattcccggtctcacaccctttgagcaactagttgctgcgatgattggggacacacttttatcgggtgagggggacgccgatgtcattGCGGGTgattttttctcgtaccatacttgtttgaattacttgcatgtttatgaataacgtgtagggcgcagatgcggtgttactttcgtttattctgtttgtttattcttacagacaacagtacaagaggtgcccccaatacatcaatagagtacattaatagagtgaaagtgctttccatttacataagcaaattcgttcactgaaggttatagcaatgtgcgcgcagtcgatagcttcgactacgttgggaaaaccggacatcgctgcaaattgcgctttaatacttgcctgttcaaccacagtgtaaggaaattttatatatctgggtgacaagcgaattatgccgtcccataTAGCCGGCATGACGCGACTCAgaattgactgagaaatacccgatcggtccgcaagttctcgctgaaaagcacctgtggctaagaacccgcgagtggacagaacttgtaaaggaacagatAGCCTATAGCgtaattcctcatcgtctgcttttgtaatactgtaatgtttagcacacagctAAAAAAGGATTGCTGTTGGAAATGTTAATCttaatcatcatcattataagctatgtcttccaataacgcaagagctgccatggtagttgtaatagttcggtcattttctgcaccgttttattgttacaaattgataaaaaaaaatcagctgccgtacatttgtaaacaacatacaattaatgtcggtgtatttgataaagtccacgtcatgattgtgagtctgacacagtgaaactgcagtagcactcttttgccagtaggtgcctccattttgccaaatcgagcagaaacttgcgtacgccttgtctggggttgccgtgagaatgtgcgtggcggtacgccaagtttagtttttatacatctcgacctgagcgtggaaacgggcgtgcgcaacatttttgtgcgtaagcaccgtttatacatgaggcccctggtctgGTGGAGgatcactgctgtatgcatgctCCAAGCACAATCATCTGTGCCCAAAGGTGAATGTAATATGAACAAAAGGGTCTGCATGCACAACTGTGCATAGACCATAATGGCAAGACCATgtgggcagcgtgtggctcagtgggctaagcctgtgtgcctgtaatcacaaggtcactggttcaaacccagcacgtctgtgggtccttgagcaaggcccttaacccccagctccctgggcaccgctATGGGTGGCAGCCCCtcgcggacagcttactcttCAAAAAGccagttgagggaggtgtaaagacaatttctccacggggatcagtaaagtatcgattgttgttattattattattattattattattattattattattaagtggAAAAGTGATGTATTAACTAGGCTTAAAACCAAGGGGCCTCATCTCCTTAGTGTAAGTGGTGCCCCGTTACTTCAAGACACAAGTTGAGGATAACCATGTACACTTCCACCGATGGATAATCAGGAGACATTGAGGATGATGGTCATTCGCAAAAAAAtgttgtttgtgtatgtgtcttTCTGATTTCTTTAATATGTACGGTTACTTATATTCTCCATTCACTTCAGACTTGAGTAAGGGAGTAAATCTTTGACCTCAAGCCAATTACATTCGATTGCGATTACTCAGGAAACAACTCAGTACACTGGGAGTCTTTAAATTCTATCACGATTCGTTTTTATAAAATGATTTGATAACGTCATTTCATACAATTTTTAATGTCACTGAACAAAATTTACAAATTACCATGAGAACTTAATGACATACTTTCAATACAAAGAAAGTAGAATCATAGAACATTcacttttattgttattgttaaacAGAGAGAACCCGCCAGTGTAAAGCTGTCAAAAGGCCAGCTACTGAACtgtacagaaaaaaattaaacatgctACCTGTTTTGAGGGTTGGTGAAACTTGCCTGCACAGATGAGAGTAATGGTTATTACATCATTTTTCATactgtggaaaacaaaatattGATCTACAGGccaaatttaataatgaattataaacatgtaatGGGCTGGTACTTTGAGACCTCTAAGTGGGGTAAAATCCCTCATCTTCAAATTCAGAAAATGGAGATAATTGGAGATGATATTTTAGTAGCTGTGTCTTAAGCTATGGGGACTTTTTTTGTTATACAAAACAGGTGTTTCCCAAAAATATCATTGTGCAATGAATATCTTAACCATTAGACAGAGCGTTTTGCGTTGCGAAAAGGCAAGTTTCCCAAATGCATCATAAGGTAGAGCTTCCTGGAagtacattatttttttaaaactcacttatgtgattttttttaatcaaaggtAACTTACAGCATGGGGCAAGATTTTCGTCTTGAGGTTCTCTCAACTGATTATGCATTTCTCAAATGGTTTGTCTACTGTAGCACAATAATTTCAATCACCAGCAAAATGAAGCAATTCATTCAcaaccattcattcatttaaaaatgcagatttcttCTTAGTCATTTAGTCAATGCCAACaaaaagtgaaatatttcagtGAATACCAAGAGACATACCAGTCAAAATATTTAGTCATGTTGTCAACATGAAAATACACTAtggaagtattttaaaaattaaaagtaatcAATTGTTGTTCAATGAACTTCACTATCATTTCTTAATAGCCATACTTATGCTGTAGAAGCCATTACAGTGttctgaatatatggaatgggAATATATGAGAATTAAGGGGAATAAACTGGAAATTGCAGGTTAGCCTATAATAGAGAACATAAATGTAGTTGGAAAAAACATCTTAACGGCACTATTAGTGATATCATTGTGTAACCAAGTACTTGTGAGTAattatgtgtgtgtaaaaacaAGCCAAAATAAGCATGTGGATCAAAACTCACTGCTTCTAAGACATATTCTATGTTGTATTATTAATACAGTTTTCTTTGCCGCTGACAGCTCGCATGGATGGGAGAAACATTTGGCCCGACACCAGTTTTTCGGCATTATATGGACattttatttacgcccacaagttaagcagattagcagtatcgcaaaaatattaatgagatgcgttttgAGACACCTAAAACTTAGTAATCTGTATAGACTTGGTGTTTCTTaaaatttttctttaaattcaCTTAGCAAAGTGCACCACATACTATTGTTCTGGTATACTATGATTTgatatacttcagtgtgatattCACTGTAACGGAGCACACCACTTAATACTGTTtaggtatactatggtttggtatactttagtgcgatatgcactgtagtggagcacaccacataatcCTGTTTTAGTAATCTATAGTTCAGTTGACTTCAGTGCAATATGCAATTAAGTGGCCATGAGGAAAGGAACAGCCCTGCAgtcacaacatcttttaaaagaggcaATCTTGTGGATAAATAAGGTAAAAAGATGTCAGTGGTGTGGTAGTACTTTTTGCAGTATAAAGTCTGACACacttattaaacataaggataagCCAAATTTTTActgattactaacttttggccCTCATTAATACAGTATTTTAGGTGCACTACTAAACTGCTTAACAAGTTGTGGGTGAAAATAAATATCCGTATAGTACCGGAAAGCTGGCGTCTGGCCCTGGTGATTATTACACATGCGTGATGTAATATCGATGCGATATAGCCCAGCCCTAGATGTAATCTTTTAGCGTAATATAAACTGTGATGTTATTGCAGTTTTAAAACATCTTTCTTCTGGACCGTTTGCCCCAGTTTGAGGGTTACATTGTGTGGATCAGCAGCCACAGACTATATAGTACAACAGACACGGGTACTGGGAGCACCACAGAGAATTCCAGAAGTCTTAACACAGGCAGTTGAGAAAGGCTCTAACAGTCAGTCTGTTTCAGGTGGTGGCTGCGTATGGAGCTGTCCCATTTCCCATGATGCAAGGCAGCTGCCTTCCTGATGCTTTGCACAGTTACAGAGACGCACTACCATGGAGACCCCTATCTGCATGTCGCGAGCTGAGCGACAGGTGCTCCTTTGGCCAGTGGGTGACACTTCGTGGTCTGGAGGGACAGAAGCTAGTCAGGTATAGGTTTGTGACGTGTTCATAGGGCCTTGTTAGTGAGTCTCTGTAATCCTGTGACCCATAAACCTGCCTTTACCTCCTCAGTACTCTGACCCCTGGGACACAACCTCCTTCTCCATTACACAGTGCCCGCTGTGGCGAAGAAGTTGTCGCCTCTTATGTGAGCTCTTACTACCCTGCCAGCCCGCTGTGAGTATATACTTTGACACCCACACTGTTCAAATGATCAGCTCCTGAGgcattttccactgcaccaagtaTCATACTTTTGGTACTAGAAATTGAGTGTTTTACCTTTTCATTGATTTCTGGtccagtaccagtaccaaatCAGTTGGGGTACTTGGTACTTtagggtgggacttgcaaatgtGTTTGTTGTTGATTGTTTATGTGAATAACCTGCCttagaaacagaaaatataacTGCTGTCTTGGAAAAGCAAGCAGTTATGGACAGAGAAAACTACTATAAATGGTTTACTTTTTGTTGATCACTACTGTAGAAACTTGtctttataaatatatgcaaactgTTGGTAACTAAGTTATTTTAGTGTTTTTTAACTACCTTTATGAGACTTTTTTGCAAGTATAAGACTACGAagcaattgttttatttaacttaTGTTTCTCAAAAGGCAAGTTGTAAAGTAGCTTAAATTAGTGTGGATTTGCTGAAATAAGAGATTTTAGGTAAAATATTAACTTTTAAATTAAAGACACTTGCATAAGTCATAAATGGTGAAACTTAGATGTTCTCTGTTCAAAAACGGAAGATGTTAAGTTACgacacaaaattaagaaataaaagCATAGTTGCTCATTACGTTAGCGACTTGCATATTTGGAACCATGCAATTGAATGATTTCGGCTATCTAATTTGCTAACATGAGCTTTTGGTAAATGTGCCCCTGTTCATCtgtaaaattaatatattatgAAAATTATTATATGATGGGAAAGTAGTTGGAAGTGACCTGTGTGCTTGGCAACAGTCAGCAGTTGGCTGGTGGGAACTAGGCCCATAagtgttttaataaataatcaagCAAAGTATTATCTGTTGTGGCTCATTATTGTTAACTTATAAATGCTAGTGATGGACTATAAAAGCAATAATATACTCAGCCTGCAGACTCTGACCGAATCACAGCGGTGATATATAGGAGTACAACCACACTCCTTCTCATATGTTATTGCTTAAATATACTACAGCTGCACGAAACTGGAAAAATTACAAGAATTGCAATGTGAATTTTTTGTCATATAgtgatatatataaagaaaaaaatagttcaaaatttacccaaaataaactatagTCAAATACAACAAATTTTGAATATCAATGGAGTCCATCACataagttggtggtgttgccTTGACTTgtgctgaccaatcagagcttTTGGTCTCTGTGGAATCCataatatttccatacagcagaAGGTGAATGGATTTTAGTGACCAGTCcttgtttgcttttctcctTCCACTCATTTTGCAAAATCTCTCGCAAAAGCATCCATGAATGAAACAGCTCAGACAATGCAGCAGCAGTAAAtttcaaactttttttcccccatatacagtggaacacaaacttaattTGTTCCAGCTGCATCATCCACTCAGATCACAGAACGCAGGTTTCTTTGTCATtccatatataaataaagtgactTACAAACTGTAACAtcgtgggtgcagccttcaatTTACCACCCTACGCAGGCCGGCGTGGAGAACTAATTGATGGACATTGGCTTTGCCCTTGACCATAGTCTACATtttgcttttagcaagcaagcctACTCTTTCTATAATGTTCGCATGCCTTGGTGGGGCTGAGCAatcagttgaccttggacccccagaggtttttatttccttatttgggagtttttggatcctctcctctgttgtcttctttctttctttctctctctctccctccctcacctGTTTCTGCAGTATTCCATCTCAATGGTGTTGTACCATGGCACtacaaaaaatacattgaaattAATTGAAGTACTATACTTTTGGTATGTTTTTGAAGCTGAAAGTTATCATTAGCTGAGTCCTCTCTGTTCACTCATGCTTGTTCTCTATGTCTCTCTATTTCTAGTGCTGTGCAGCTCGTGTCCAGCCCCAGTAAACTCACCTCTCCCTTCCCTCAGCTTTTCCACCAAACTCTAAGCCCAAAGGGATTTCTGCAGAGTGAGACCACATCTTCTCCATCTGGTGAGCTCAGGAGAGATCCCCCTCTGTGACAAACTGACTCTTCTGCTGGGTTGTACTGCTGCAGGTCAGCAGTGTCATGAAGCAGAAGCCATATCATTCACTGATTACACATTTCTGCAtgttacagtattttaaaaatactttagaATTAGTGCCATGTCACTTTCTAAATCACCAGTAGAACTGGGACAAGAAAAAGAACTGGAAAATAATAGCCATGCTCCACCAGTCTGGGTATTTAGAATCAGACTGAGTCTGTAAAGGCTTTAGCAAGTGCCAGACCTAGTGTGTTCTTGTTTCTCTTTTGCCCTCTAGTGGTTGCCTCCGTCCCAGTGCTCTCCTCCCTCCAATCTTCTCCAGCTCTGGGGCCCTGGCTGGCTGCATTGCAGCAGGGGGCATGTGCGCTCGATCTTCGCCGCGTGGCTCCCAGCTTCTTGTCCCAGGGGCCTGAGCATGTGGAGATGCAGGAGACCCTGGAACAGCTGATCAACCTTGCCCACTGTTATCACCATGACAACAGTGGGACCTcctctgatgatgatgatgatgactaaTTGGAACTATGAGGAACGTCCAATGTGCAGTATGAAGAAATGCCCAGAGGGGTGGAAATATGAGGATATAGAATAGGAGGATCCAGTGAGGATGAAGAACTGGGAGGTGTAAAACAGAGACTGATGGAGGGAATGAGTTTTTTATATGAATTACTGTAAGACTCCTTCAGAGACCTGTGGATGTGTACATAAGTTTTATTAAATGCTCTGAATGCCCTTTCTGATTAAATAGGGCGTTCCATTTTGAGATGTTCATTGGTTTTTAAAGCTTCATGGCCACGCTTCAGCAACATCAATACCAATACATGGACTGCCACACCTGTCACAAGCTCTTTTTTAAAAGCCTCATCATGAGTGAACCACAGCAGCTGGTtttgtgctctctctctcagaaCATGGATGGCATCCTCACCACCCCCTTAGCAGACTACAGGGGCTTGTCAGCAGAGCTAGCAAGGTGGGCATCTCTTGTGATGTGGGACCCCTAGGCACAGTACGTGTTAGATCCGGCAGGCAGTATTGTCTCACTGAATGCTTTTTATTGGCTAAGTGAAATGATGCTAGAGATTGGGAAAAGGTTAAAGCTTTGGAGGTACTGCAGCGGTAATGGTTTGGCACACCATTGTGCAACATTCCTGGACcttggagttaagggccttgctcagaggTCCAGTGGCAGCATCAGTGGAGCAGcccctgggattcgaaccagtgaTACAATCCTTACCCTATGAGCCACACAATCCCCCCTTAAGTTTTAGAGAGTGAGTTCTCAaaatttaaaatggaaaaatagtCAAGTTAAAAACACTAACTTCACTCATCCTGACAACATAGAACATACTACATGTTAGTATATAAACTAGATTTGGTGTTGTCAGAATGGACAGCACTGTATTCCCGGAGAACCCCATCTAATCTGTACCATCTGTTCCAGGCTAAAGAAAGGCTGTGTGGAGATGTATTCTGTCTCACGGTTTATACCCTGACGGTGTTCCATATGCTTAGTGTTTCTGATATGCAACTAGTTCTAACTTCAATCACTGTGAAGACATTCATGGGACACTTGATACAATCACAAGCTTGATCCCACTCCCCTCAAAGTGACTGACAGAACGCCCCATTATTATGAAAAGAAGCATCATgaaataaaaatctgtttcaGAAAACTGTCATTTGTAAACACATCACTGTGAAAAGTTGAACTTTATTGTGAAACATAATTCAAATTACTTAATCATATGTGCATTATGTAAAATGATATTTAATAACTAATGAAAATCACAACATTATGATATACTGTTTAGAGATTATACATAGAAGACATTATGAAATACCTTTTAtcgaattatttaaaaataaaaggacatAATCATTGAAAGATTTATACTCGGtgacaaaaaagttaagcactCAGAAGTAATGGTgcgatttggatgtaatttgctACAGGTGCAGACCAAtgatgggtatgtaaatgatttgatttgcaAGAAGCTGGCATGTCTAATCACCAAATACAGAGGATGCCTCATAaacgcattagacagcattactgGCACTTGatggagtttgataggggtgGCATGAGGCTGGGTGGTCATATCTTGCAATTGCCCAGCATGTGGGCCATGCAGTTGTCTCAGTCACTCAATGTTGGGACCAATGGACAcgtgagggcacccacacatgTCGTGAAGGTTCTGGTCACCCAAGACAGACCTCACTTACTGAGGATCATCATATTGTCCActaagcattacagaaccccatgacatctgcaCCTGCCAGTGGTGCTGTAACCGGGAGACATGGACTAATGAAGAGTGGCGTCATACCATGTTCATCAATGAATCTTGATTCTGCATTACTACAGATGACAGTCGTGCGAGTGTATGGCGGCACCAATgggagaggaccaatcctgtcaatgttgtggagagacacaccagcgttcctcctggcatcatggtgtggggagccatagggtatgacttcaggtcatctctggtagtgattcgggGGACCCTGATGGCAGTGTTACATCAGTGACATCCTGAATCCGCATGTCTTACCTCTCCTGAGgcagcaccctggtacagtctttcaacaacACAAAGCCCGACCACACATGGCACGTGTGTCTATGGACTACCtgcgtcatgttgaggtcctcctgtggccagccaggtcccccgatCTTTCCCCGATTGACCATGTGTGGGATGAGCTCGAACGTCAACTCAGACTGCAGGATCTCAAGGGCCAGTTGCAATAGCTGTTGCCGCAGGAGAGGATACAACAGCTGTACGACTCCCTTCTGCACTGTATCGCGGCATGTATCCAGGCCAGGGGGGTGACACACCATACTGAtatgggaccagcagtgtgcccatactgctAACTTTGTTGTCTGTTTGATCTAACATAATAGTAATTGTGACACAATGTCtcatgacctttcaccatgtgcagattcatttcattttcaccactccatctgggtgtttaactttttttgtcactgagtgtatttattcatttacttatttacaGATATTGACTTCATTTTAAGTATTATGGTGTTCCATAAAATCCAGGCTGAAGCGCAGTTAAATCAATAGTTTCTGTATTTACCAGTTTtgctccttttttgtttttggtcaCCCAGTCGGTCCACTGACAAACAGAGCGTGAGTGACGTATTGAGGTACTGGTCAGCCATTCGCTGTCAGTGTATGGGACTTTCAATTACAAAATGTATCATTCTGACTGAAAGTACAATTTTAACTATGAGAAATGCTATTATGGATATCTAAAATATAACTGTGGATAACACAATAACTGTGTGAAGTATCGTCTTACATACAAAAGCATCTGCGGACCGGTGCTAAAACCACACATATTCCCCAAAGTGCCCAAAAGAACAGAAGTGATATtcaaaaaaagaagcatatCACTTCTAAAGTATGTAATCATGTAGGTCTATGAAGTGAAAAACTGAACTGGAAATAATTTACAACTACTCATAAATCCTAGGATAGGATTAAAGCTGCCATTACAGTCCAAATAAGTGTATCCCAAGTGATTAGGGTGGGAATGGGACAGCTGTCTGTGGGACAGATATCAATGTTTCTGGACTTCAATTTCTTTCACTTCTGGACTAATAACTGACAACATGATTAAAATactatgaa contains:
- the LOC140586882 gene encoding protein misato homolog 1-like isoform X1 produces the protein MGGVCREVVTLQLGHYSNFVGTHWWNLQDASLSYDPDLVVPPSELQSDVLFREGLTLGGQITYTPRLIAMDLKGSLQTLRQEGILYDTRKERKSSAWKTEHSGDGEMVTYKECPPTKNSFLQDLDKLDEGEILAEADFNMSQLPQCPGGNKLSQRSVAMETVNSSLDRVRKGYQMEGSVRVWSDFLRIHLHPRTITVINQYNHDGESQRLEAFGQGEALLQGSLLEELEDKLHFFVEECDYLQGFQVLCDLADGFSGLGSKVTEMLRDSYGSRGILTWGVAPVGYPDSNLIKDVYHMMNYVLGTASLANHSSFFCPLTLRGGLGRRPLPPIVFPHLQYDPTLWYHSSAILALALDSLTVPYRLRYNSAPMWQVADSLAACGRKVVAAYGAVPFPMMQGSCLPDALHSYRDALPWRPLSACRELSDRCSFGQWVTLRGLEGQKLVSTLTPGTQPPSPLHSARCGEEVVASYVSSYYPASPLAVQLVSSPSKLTSPFPQLFHQTLSPKGFLQSETTSSPSVVASVPVLSSLQSSPALGPWLAALQQGACALDLRRVAPSFLSQGPEHVEMQETLEQLINLAHCYHHDNSGTSSDDDDDD
- the LOC140586882 gene encoding protein misato homolog 1-like isoform X2, producing the protein MGGVCREVVTLQLGHYSNFVGTHWWNLQDASLSYDPDLVVPPSELQSDVLFREGLTLGGQITYTPRLIAMDLKGSLQTLRQEGILYDTRKERKSSAWDGEMVTYKECPPTKNSFLQDLDKLDEGEILAEADFNMSQLPQCPGGNKLSQRSVAMETVNSSLDRVRKGYQMEGSVRVWSDFLRIHLHPRTITVINQYNHDGESQRLEAFGQGEALLQGSLLEELEDKLHFFVEECDYLQGFQVLCDLADGFSGLGSKVTEMLRDSYGSRGILTWGVAPVGYPDSNLIKDVYHMMNYVLGTASLANHSSFFCPLTLRGGLGRRPLPPIVFPHLQYDPTLWYHSSAILALALDSLTVPYRLRYNSAPMWQVADSLAACGRKVVAAYGAVPFPMMQGSCLPDALHSYRDALPWRPLSACRELSDRCSFGQWVTLRGLEGQKLVSTLTPGTQPPSPLHSARCGEEVVASYVSSYYPASPLAVQLVSSPSKLTSPFPQLFHQTLSPKGFLQSETTSSPSVVASVPVLSSLQSSPALGPWLAALQQGACALDLRRVAPSFLSQGPEHVEMQETLEQLINLAHCYHHDNSGTSSDDDDDD
- the LOC140586882 gene encoding protein misato homolog 1-like isoform X3; its protein translation is MTEHSGDGEMVTYKECPPTKNSFLQDLDKLDEGEILAEADFNMSQLPQCPGGNKLSQRSVAMETVNSSLDRVRKGYQMEGSVRVWSDFLRIHLHPRTITVINQYNHDGESQRLEAFGQGEALLQGSLLEELEDKLHFFVEECDYLQGFQVLCDLADGFSGLGSKVTEMLRDSYGSRGILTWGVAPVGYPDSNLIKDVYHMMNYVLGTASLANHSSFFCPLTLRGGLGRRPLPPIVFPHLQYDPTLWYHSSAILALALDSLTVPYRLRYNSAPMWQVADSLAACGRKVVAAYGAVPFPMMQGSCLPDALHSYRDALPWRPLSACRELSDRCSFGQWVTLRGLEGQKLVSTLTPGTQPPSPLHSARCGEEVVASYVSSYYPASPLAVQLVSSPSKLTSPFPQLFHQTLSPKGFLQSETTSSPSVVASVPVLSSLQSSPALGPWLAALQQGACALDLRRVAPSFLSQGPEHVEMQETLEQLINLAHCYHHDNSGTSSDDDDDD